A window of Hyalangium ruber contains these coding sequences:
- a CDS encoding dihydrofolate reductase family protein has protein sequence MRRLIVSEFVSLDGVMQAPGGKDEDRDGGFEHGGWTMPYWHDDIGKTFQELMQNMDALLLGRRTYVTHAEAFEPMPPGDPFGDMMNAPKKYVVSRTLEKPIWRDTTIIRENPMEFVRGLKAQPGRDILTDGSSQLVHALLAHDLVDELHLLLYPLTLGGGKRVMPDGVHATFSLKSAKPYPSGVVGLHYVRQRG, from the coding sequence ATGAGAAGACTCATTGTGTCCGAGTTCGTGTCGTTGGACGGCGTCATGCAGGCGCCGGGCGGCAAGGACGAAGATCGTGACGGAGGATTCGAGCACGGCGGATGGACGATGCCCTACTGGCACGACGACATCGGCAAGACCTTCCAGGAGCTCATGCAGAACATGGACGCGCTGCTCCTGGGCCGACGCACGTACGTGACGCACGCCGAAGCCTTCGAGCCGATGCCCCCGGGAGATCCCTTCGGCGACATGATGAACGCTCCGAAGAAATACGTCGTCTCGCGGACGCTCGAGAAGCCGATCTGGCGGGACACGACCATCATCCGTGAGAACCCGATGGAGTTCGTGCGAGGGCTGAAGGCCCAGCCTGGCCGCGACATCTTGACCGACGGCAGCAGTCAGCTCGTACACGCGTTGCTCGCCCACGATCTGGTGGACGAGCTGCACCTGCTCCTCTATCCCCTGACCCTGGGCGGCGGGAAACGCGTGATGCCGGACGGCGTGCATGCGACGTTCAGCCTGAAGTCCGCGAAGCCGTATCCGAGCGGTGTGGTGGGGCTCCACTACGTGCGTCAACGCGGATGA